The DNA region CGCAATGGATCATGGCGTCGATGCGCTCGGCTTCGCGCAGCCACAGATAGAAGGCGATATAGGCATGCCGTGGCGGCAGGTTCGCGTCGTGATAGTCGCTCTTGCGGCTCGCGAGGCGGCCGCGATCGGGCTGCAGGGCGATGGTCATAGCGCCGCATCTGACGATCAGGAACGCGAACGCACCCGCCTGCACCGCTGGATCATCCTCGGGAGCCCCCCAGTTGGCCATGACGGACGCCCTGAAGGAAGCGGGCAGGCGTTCGAACAGGCGCCGATAGGCCTCGAGGCTCAGCCGGCCGTGCTCCGCGCCGGTCGACAGTCCCGTGAGCGCCGCCATCAACTCCGCCGCGTCCGGTATCGCGCCGCTGCCGTAGCCCGCCTGGCGCAGCCCCTCGGCGATGGCGATCACGCTGCGCGGTGCGTCGAGGCCGACCGCATAGCCGGCGCGTCCGGCCTTGCCCGGGTAATCCGACAGGACACAGGCGAGGCGACGCTCGCTGGCCGGCAGACGGCGCAGCCGCGCCCAGGCGGCGGCGAGCTCGGCCACATGCGCCACGCGCGAGGCTTCGGGCTGATGGGCGAGGCGGGTGAATTGCAGCGCCTCGCGCCGTTCGGCCTCGCCCTTGAAGGAGATGCAGCCTGCGAGGATTCGCCCGTCGATTTCGGGTAGAACGATGTTCATGGCGAGATCCGCGGCACTCAACCCCCGCGTTCCGGCGCGCCACTGCGCCGCGCTCGAGCCGGAGAGCACCACTTGCAGCACGGGGCAATCGGCGAGGTCGAGCACGCTGCCGCCGTCGAGCCGCGCCGAGAAGGCGGTCGTGTTGAGGATCACGTCCGGGCGGGTCGCTGCGAGAAAGCGGCCGAGCGGAGAGGCTGCTTCCTGATCCTTGAGGCTGGTCACGAAGACGGCCGAGACCGCAAAGCCCCGCGCCTCGAGCGCATCGGCCAGCGCCGCGACCGGGAGCGTATCGGCCGCGAGCAGCGCCGAGCGATAGATCAAGATCGCGGCGCGCGGCGCTCCGTCGCTTGCCTGCCGGGAAGCCGCTTCGAACAGGCCGAAGGCCGGCACGGGTTGCGGCTCGCGCCAATCGAGGGGGCCGTCGAGGCGATGCGCAATGCAGCGCAGGAGCTCGCGCAGATTGTCCGGCCCGCCATTCTGCAGATAGGCGAAGAGGCGCGCGAGCTCAGGTTTGGCCAAAGTCGAGGCGGTGTCGAGCCTCGCATCCTCGCGACCATCGCCCGGCACCACCGCGAGCTCAAAGCCGTGCTGGCGGGCGGCGCGCCCGAATTCCTCGACGCCGTAACGCCAATAGTCGAGGCCGCCCAGGAGGCGCACCAGCACGAAGCGGGCCTGCGATGCCGTCTCGTCGAGATAGCGGTCGACCGAGAAAGGATGACGCAGAGCTGCGAGACTGGCGAGGCGCAGGCTCGGTAGGCTCACCTTGCCGTCGTCCCAGGCAGCGGCGATGCCCGCGAGATCGCTGTCCGAGAAGGAGAGGAAGACGATATCGGCCGGCGTCTGCGCCAGATCGACCGCTTCGACGGTTTCGTCGAGCGATCGTGTCTCGGTGCGCAGGAGATGCATGCGGATCCGGCTTAAGCGTTGATCGCCGTGGTGATCGCGGCGCGGTCGATGCCTTTCTCGCCGATCACCACGAGGCGGCCGCGCCGCTCCTCGCCGTTCCAGGGCCGGTCGAATTGCTGGCGGAAGCGCCGACCGACGCCCTGCACCAGGAGCCGCATCGGCTTGCCGCGCACTTCGAGGAAGCCCTTCATGCGCAACACGTCATGGTCGGCCGCGATCTCGGCGAGCTTGGCGACGAAAGCGGCCGGATCGCCGATCGGCGGCAGCTCGACGACGAAGCTGTCGAAATCGTCATGGTCGTGCTCGGGCTCGGCATCGTGATGCGAGGGGCGCGCCGCGAGGTCATCCTCGGCGGCGGCCGCAAGCCCGAGCAGCACGGCCGGCTCGATGCGTCCCTCGCGGGTCGCGACCACCTTCACGGCGCGTGGTACGGTGCCGACGATCTCGCCGCGCAGCCGCTTGGCCTCGTCCGCATCGACGAGATCGGCCTTGTTGAGCACGATCAGGTCGGCGCATAGGAGCTGGTCCTCATAGACCTCCTCCAGCGGGTTGTCGTGGTCGACCGAGGGGTCCGCGGCGCGTTGGCGGGCGAGCTTCACCGGGTCGTCCGCGAAGCGACCGGCCGACACCGCGGCCGCATCGACGACCGCGATGACGCCGTCGACCGTCAGCCTCGAGCGCACCGACGGCCAGTCGAAGGCTTTCACCAGTGGTTTGGGCAGAGCGAGCCCCGAGGTCTCGACGATGATGTGCTCGGGCTTAGGATCGCGCGCCAGCAGCGCCTCGATGGCCGGAACGAAATCATCCGCGACCGTGCAGCACAGGCAGCCATTGGCCAATTCGACGATGTTCTCTTCCGGGCAGCTGTCGATGCCGCAGGAGCGCAAGATGTCGCCGTCGACGCCGACATCGCCGAATTCGTTGACGAT from Rhizobiales bacterium GAS188 includes:
- a CDS encoding cobalamin biosynthesis protein CobW, whose amino-acid sequence is MTSLANASVTNQTSVTVKTPVTIVTGFLGAGKTTLIRHLLEHAGGRRLALIVNEFGDVGVDGDILRSCGIDSCPEENIVELANGCLCCTVADDFVPAIEALLARDPKPEHIIVETSGLALPKPLVKAFDWPSVRSRLTVDGVIAVVDAAAVSAGRFADDPVKLARQRAADPSVDHDNPLEEVYEDQLLCADLIVLNKADLVDADEAKRLRGEIVGTVPRAVKVVATREGRIEPAVLLGLAAAAEDDLAARPSHHDAEPEHDHDDFDSFVVELPPIGDPAAFVAKLAEIAADHDVLRMKGFLEVRGKPMRLLVQGVGRRFRQQFDRPWNGEERRGRLVVIGEKGIDRAAITTAINA